A single window of bacterium DNA harbors:
- the fliG gene encoding flagellar motor switch protein FliG, translated as MDLTYESLNGLQKAAILVVALGVEASSSIFKNLGERDIERLSIEIANMQDIPSAVTDAVVEEFYQMVLAQEYIAQGGMEYARSVLEQALGGPRAAQILAKVQSALHVSGFKLLKRVDPAQLLNFIMNEHPQTVAVIMAHLDASQAASILAELPEQLQNEIVYRIATMGKISPELLNDVEKVLESQLESVLGQDLSQAGGASTVAEILNLADRATERKILDNLVQKDPELATEVKNLMFVFDDILLLDDKSMQRVLKEIDVKDLSMALKGAAEELKTKVFHNVSERVAQLIQEEMDFMGPVRLRDVEEVQQRVVDVVRSLEEDGEIVISGKGGAEDTLVE; from the coding sequence ATGGACCTCACCTACGAAAGCCTCAACGGTCTGCAGAAAGCCGCAATCCTGGTGGTGGCCCTGGGCGTGGAGGCCTCCAGCTCGATCTTCAAGAACCTGGGCGAGCGCGACATAGAGCGCCTGTCCATCGAGATCGCCAATATGCAGGACATCCCCTCGGCTGTGACAGACGCCGTGGTGGAAGAGTTCTACCAGATGGTGCTGGCCCAGGAGTATATCGCCCAGGGCGGCATGGAATACGCGCGCAGCGTGCTGGAACAGGCCCTGGGCGGCCCGCGGGCGGCCCAGATACTGGCCAAGGTCCAGAGCGCCCTGCACGTGTCGGGCTTCAAGCTGCTGAAAAGAGTCGACCCGGCCCAGTTGCTCAATTTCATCATGAACGAGCACCCGCAGACCGTGGCGGTGATCATGGCGCACCTGGATGCCAGCCAGGCCGCCTCGATCCTGGCCGAGTTGCCCGAGCAGCTCCAGAACGAGATCGTTTACCGTATCGCCACCATGGGCAAGATCAGCCCGGAGCTGCTCAACGACGTGGAAAAGGTGCTGGAAAGCCAGCTCGAAAGCGTGCTGGGCCAGGACCTGAGCCAGGCCGGCGGCGCGAGCACCGTGGCCGAAATCCTGAACCTGGCCGACCGTGCCACCGAGCGCAAGATCCTGGACAACCTCGTCCAGAAAGACCCCGAACTGGCCACCGAGGTGAAAAACCTGATGTTCGTGTTCGACGATATCCTTCTGCTCGACGACAAGAGCATGCAGCGCGTGCTCAAGGAGATCGACGTCAAGGACCTCTCCATGGCGCTCAAGGGCGCGGCCGAGGAACTCAAGACCAAGGTCTTCCACAACGTGTCCGAGCGCGTGGCCCAGTTGATCCAGGAAGAGATGGATTTCATGGGCCCGGTGCGCCTGCGCGACGTGGAGGAGGTCCAGCAGCGCGTGGTGGATGTGGTGCGCTCCCTGGAGGAGGACGGCGAGATCGTCATCAGCGGCAAGGGCGGCGCCGAGGACACCCTGGTGGAGTAA
- the fliF gene encoding flagellar M-ring protein FliF yields MNEFFQQFLTQARDLWGKLSPNQKFAMLGVTFATIVGMIFLLIWVQRPKYELLYSRLTEEDAGNIVNELTANKVPYKLDQNGTAILVPSKQVPETRLQLAGKGLPRTSGVGYEIFDKVNIGVTDFVQKINYRRALEGELTRSIETVADVDKARVHIVIPEERLFTEDQKKPTASVMLKLKPSAKLNEQQIVGITHLISSSIEGLDPENITIIDSYGNMLSSVQSVDPMVKLTAHQLELRQRTEDYLTKKVQTLLNGVLGNGNTIVRVSAEVDFKKVDQTIRTFDPNNTVVKSEQRNATISTDNKTNSSNTDESSITNFEINETMEHVVQESGNIHRVTVAVFVNQLTQMTPPPGGGDPVLQHVPRTQEELDNIRVIVQNSVGYDPSRGDQVAINQFSFDTSQVDQERKQLEDAERREFWYSVAQKMLLVISILIFVLFARSLLRSLKILPPKEAAEEGIEAAVPIEEEISIEAQKRAQIQEQVMIFAKEKPANVAKLLKTWMVEEESGD; encoded by the coding sequence ATGAATGAGTTCTTCCAGCAGTTCCTGACCCAGGCCCGCGATTTGTGGGGCAAGCTTTCGCCGAACCAGAAATTCGCGATGCTCGGGGTGACTTTCGCCACCATCGTGGGCATGATTTTCCTGCTCATCTGGGTCCAGCGGCCCAAGTACGAACTGCTTTATTCCCGCCTGACCGAGGAAGACGCCGGCAACATCGTCAACGAGCTTACCGCCAACAAGGTTCCCTACAAGCTGGACCAGAACGGCACCGCGATCCTGGTCCCGAGCAAGCAGGTGCCCGAGACCCGCCTTCAGCTGGCCGGCAAGGGGCTGCCCCGCACCAGCGGAGTGGGCTACGAGATCTTCGACAAGGTCAACATCGGCGTGACCGACTTCGTCCAGAAGATCAACTACCGTCGCGCCCTGGAGGGTGAGCTGACCCGCTCGATCGAGACCGTGGCCGACGTGGACAAGGCCCGTGTCCATATAGTCATCCCCGAGGAACGCCTGTTCACCGAGGACCAGAAGAAACCGACCGCCTCGGTGATGCTCAAGCTCAAGCCCTCGGCCAAGCTGAACGAGCAGCAGATCGTGGGTATCACCCACCTGATCTCCAGCAGCATCGAGGGCCTCGACCCCGAGAATATCACCATTATCGACTCCTACGGCAACATGCTCTCCTCGGTCCAGTCGGTCGACCCGATGGTCAAGCTGACCGCGCACCAGCTCGAGCTGCGCCAGCGCACCGAGGACTACCTGACCAAGAAAGTCCAGACCCTGCTCAACGGCGTCCTGGGCAACGGCAACACCATCGTGCGCGTCTCGGCCGAGGTGGATTTCAAGAAAGTCGACCAGACCATCCGCACCTTCGACCCCAACAACACCGTGGTCAAGAGCGAGCAGCGCAACGCCACGATCAGCACCGACAACAAGACCAATTCCTCGAACACGGATGAAAGCTCGATCACCAATTTCGAGATCAACGAGACCATGGAGCACGTGGTCCAGGAAAGCGGCAACATCCACCGCGTCACGGTGGCCGTTTTCGTGAACCAGCTCACCCAGATGACCCCTCCTCCCGGCGGCGGTGATCCCGTGCTCCAGCACGTGCCGCGCACCCAGGAAGAGCTTGACAACATTCGCGTAATTGTACAGAATTCGGTAGGATACGACCCATCACGCGGCGACCAGGTGGCGATCAACCAGTTCAGTTTCGACACCTCGCAGGTGGACCAGGAGCGCAAACAGCTGGAGGACGCCGAGCGGCGCGAGTTCTGGTACAGCGTGGCCCAGAAGATGCTGCTGGTCATCTCGATCCTGATCTTCGTGCTGTTTGCCCGCAGCCTGCTGCGCTCGCTCAAGATACTGCCGCCCAAGGAGGCGGCCGAGGAGGGCATCGAGGCCGCGGTGCCGATCGAGGAGGAAATCTCGATCGAGGCGCAGAAACGGGCCCAGATTCAGGAGCAGGTGATGATCTTTGCCAAGGAAAAACCGGCCAACGTGGCCAAGCTGCTTAAAACGTGGATGGTCGAAGAAGAGTCGGGGGATTAA
- the fliE gene encoding flagellar hook-basal body complex protein FliE translates to MADFRINPLRPEQPFAQPNAPLKPGTILPEAERAGGSPVEPTEMSFRDTIRNFVHDVDGMQKDSAKKVQDFMAGEITDVHDVMMAVEKAGTSFQLMMELRNKMMDAYQEIKRMSL, encoded by the coding sequence ATGGCGGATTTCCGGATCAACCCCCTGCGGCCCGAGCAGCCGTTCGCACAGCCCAACGCTCCGCTCAAGCCCGGCACGATCCTGCCCGAGGCCGAGCGTGCCGGCGGCAGCCCGGTCGAGCCCACCGAAATGTCGTTCCGCGACACGATCCGAAATTTCGTGCACGATGTGGACGGGATGCAGAAAGACTCGGCCAAGAAGGTGCAGGATTTCATGGCCGGCGAGATAACGGACGTGCACGACGTGATGATGGCGGTGGAGAAAGCCGGCACCAGCTTCCAGTTGATGATGGAGCTGCGCAACAAGATGATGGACGCCTATCAGGAGATCAAGCGGATGTCGCTCTGA
- the flgC gene encoding flagellar basal body rod protein FlgC → MPLERIFSSLNISATGLSAQRRRMDQIAQNIANAETTRTEEGGPYKRKFVVTAEAPVTVFPKYFENAIHLERTDGNHFKDEPIRDQMPVPSGTEVVETAVDQSPPRLVYDPTHPDANAQGYVAMPNVNVLTEMVDMISATRAYEANTTALNASKDMTRKALEI, encoded by the coding sequence ATGCCCCTGGAACGCATATTCTCCTCGCTCAACATAAGCGCCACCGGCCTGAGCGCACAGCGCCGCCGGATGGACCAGATCGCCCAGAACATCGCCAACGCCGAGACCACGCGCACCGAGGAGGGTGGGCCCTACAAGCGCAAGTTCGTGGTCACGGCCGAGGCCCCGGTCACCGTGTTCCCCAAGTATTTCGAGAACGCCATCCACCTCGAGCGCACCGACGGCAACCATTTCAAGGATGAGCCCATCCGCGACCAGATGCCGGTTCCAAGCGGCACCGAGGTCGTCGAGACCGCGGTGGACCAGTCGCCTCCGCGCCTGGTGTACGATCCGACCCATCCGGATGCCAACGCCCAGGGTTATGTGGCGATGCCCAACGTGAACGTGCTGACCGAGATGGTGGACATGATCAGCGCCACGCGCGCCTACGAGGCCAACACCACGGCGCTCAACGCGAGCAAGGACATGACCAGGAAGGCGCTCGAAATCTGA
- the flgB gene encoding flagellar basal body rod protein FlgB yields MLNQFLFEQTNLPLLQKGLDTYSMRQKASAHNIANVNTHGFKRVEVTFEDELRKALDYDRGIRGERTDDAHMKIGAGTLDEVKPVPFMPEDTDLHSGVNNVDIDEEMVRLAKAQLSFDFASKMANRTFSALRSSIRGETST; encoded by the coding sequence ATGCTCAACCAGTTCCTGTTCGAGCAGACCAACCTGCCGCTGCTGCAGAAGGGCCTCGACACCTACTCCATGCGCCAGAAAGCCTCGGCGCACAACATCGCCAATGTCAACACCCACGGGTTCAAGCGCGTCGAGGTGACTTTCGAGGACGAGTTGCGCAAGGCCCTGGACTACGACCGCGGCATCCGCGGCGAGCGCACCGATGACGCGCACATGAAGATCGGCGCAGGGACTCTGGACGAGGTCAAGCCCGTGCCCTTCATGCCCGAGGACACCGACCTGCATTCCGGGGTCAACAACGTGGATATCGACGAGGAAATGGTCCGCCTGGCCAAGGCCCAGCTCTCGTTCGACTTCGCTTCCAAGATGGCCAACCGGACTTTCTCCGCGCTGCGCAGCTCGATCCGCGGCGAAACCTCCACCTGA
- a CDS encoding protein phosphatase CheZ translates to MENTSVDSAEDRESHSLLRVKQVSRELGESLARFDQGDLPVSCRAAINETAARAHILVSEIERFISNVVSDLELSEEELKKSSKKILTRVSEQLEKVTESTQMAVNSVLNRIDQICERQNTIFEQIVNLREKLSERKSESEPESMMEVLSRIENLENEIQGEAFEIMNEMQFQDITTQQIQLAQQLLEEAKQKLLDFRQIMTAFSEGASSNAREQMKAARTTFDPGATMKDRDIRQKLADDVSSDFKAPGGD, encoded by the coding sequence ATGGAAAATACATCGGTCGACAGCGCCGAAGACAGAGAGAGCCACTCCCTGCTGCGTGTAAAGCAAGTTTCGAGAGAATTGGGCGAGAGCCTGGCCCGCTTCGATCAGGGCGATCTGCCAGTATCCTGCCGGGCGGCTATCAATGAAACGGCGGCTCGGGCGCATATACTCGTCAGCGAGATCGAGCGTTTCATCAGCAACGTGGTGTCCGATCTGGAATTATCGGAGGAAGAGCTTAAAAAGAGCTCGAAGAAAATCCTCACCCGGGTTTCCGAGCAACTGGAAAAAGTGACCGAGTCGACGCAGATGGCGGTCAACAGCGTGTTGAACCGTATCGACCAGATATGTGAGCGGCAGAACACGATTTTCGAGCAGATCGTAAACCTGCGGGAAAAACTGTCCGAACGGAAAAGTGAATCGGAGCCGGAATCCATGATGGAGGTCCTAAGCCGGATCGAGAACCTGGAAAACGAAATCCAGGGTGAGGCCTTCGAGATCATGAACGAGATGCAGTTCCAGGACATCACCACCCAGCAGATACAGCTGGCCCAGCAGCTCCTGGAGGAGGCCAAGCAGAAACTGCTCGATTTCCGTCAGATCATGACTGCATTCAGCGAGGGAGCCAGCAGTAACGCCAGGGAGCAGATGAAGGCGGCAAGGACCACTTTCGACCCTGGCGCGACCATGAAAGACCGCGATATCCGGCAGAAGCTGGCGGATGATGTGTCCTCGGATTTCAAGGCCCCGGGGGGAGACTGA
- a CDS encoding sigma-54 dependent transcriptional regulator: protein MDFKRVLVVDDEPLMRDFLVETLQRKKYLVESLGNGAQAIEKMKTEYFDLIISDIRMPEVTGMDLLESVKRQSPETEMIMITAFGTIENAVEAMKLGAYDYITKPFSADEIEIVVERAMERQRLRDENRSLRSDNTQLRNQLKDKYSFSSIVGVSEVMRKVYDTIEMIAPSRATVLIQGESGTGKELVARAIHFNSPRQNRPFIKLNCAALPEGLMESEMFGHEKGAFTGAIRTTKGRFELADTGTLLLDEIGELPLTLQSKLLRVLQEKEFERVGNPSPLSVDVRVIATTNRDLKKEVEEGNFREDLYYRLNVVPIWLPPLRDRKEDIPLLVDHFLRKYCEENARKIAGLDDEAMALLMVQEWRGNVRELENHIERSVVLCRDELIGARHFQFEHAPVTSSAGFGMDGITPGITLHEMEKRLILSTLTQESNNRTRASEVLGISVRTLRNKLNEYAGEGIQIK, encoded by the coding sequence ATGGATTTCAAGCGTGTGCTGGTGGTAGATGACGAGCCGTTGATGCGGGACTTCCTGGTCGAAACGCTGCAACGCAAGAAATATCTGGTCGAATCTCTCGGTAACGGCGCCCAGGCGATCGAGAAGATGAAAACCGAGTATTTCGACCTCATAATCTCCGACATCCGCATGCCCGAGGTCACGGGCATGGACCTGCTGGAGTCGGTCAAGCGCCAGAGCCCCGAGACCGAGATGATCATGATCACGGCGTTCGGCACGATCGAAAACGCAGTGGAGGCGATGAAGCTCGGGGCCTACGACTACATCACCAAGCCGTTCTCGGCCGATGAGATCGAGATCGTGGTCGAGCGGGCCATGGAGCGCCAGCGCCTGCGGGACGAGAACCGTTCTCTGCGCAGCGACAACACCCAGCTTCGCAACCAGCTCAAGGACAAGTACAGTTTCAGCTCGATTGTCGGAGTGAGCGAGGTGATGCGCAAGGTCTACGACACGATCGAGATGATCGCCCCCAGCCGGGCCACGGTCCTGATCCAGGGCGAGAGCGGCACCGGTAAGGAACTGGTCGCCCGGGCCATCCATTTCAACAGCCCGCGCCAGAACCGTCCGTTCATCAAGCTCAACTGCGCCGCCCTGCCAGAGGGCCTGATGGAGAGCGAGATGTTCGGGCACGAGAAGGGCGCTTTCACCGGGGCGATCCGCACCACCAAGGGACGTTTTGAGCTGGCCGACACCGGCACCCTGCTGCTGGATGAAATCGGCGAGCTGCCGCTCACGCTCCAGAGCAAGCTGCTGCGGGTGCTGCAGGAAAAGGAGTTCGAGCGGGTGGGAAATCCCAGCCCCCTGAGCGTGGATGTGCGGGTGATCGCCACCACCAACCGCGACCTGAAAAAGGAGGTCGAGGAGGGGAATTTCCGCGAGGATCTCTACTACCGCCTGAATGTGGTGCCGATCTGGCTGCCGCCGCTCAGGGACCGCAAGGAGGACATCCCGCTGCTGGTGGACCATTTCCTGCGCAAGTACTGCGAGGAGAACGCGCGCAAGATCGCCGGGCTGGATGACGAGGCCATGGCGCTCCTGATGGTGCAGGAATGGCGCGGCAATGTCCGCGAACTCGAAAACCACATCGAGCGCTCGGTGGTGCTCTGCCGGGATGAGCTTATCGGGGCGCGGCATTTCCAGTTCGAGCACGCGCCTGTCACCAGCAGCGCCGGGTTCGGGATGGATGGGATAACGCCGGGCATAACCCTGCACGAAATGGAAAAGAGACTGATCCTGAGTACCCTGACCCAGGAGAGTAACAACCGGACGCGTGCCTCGGAGGTGCTGGGAATCAGCGTCCGTACTCTGCGCAACAAGCTTAACGAGTATGCAGGGGAAGGTATTCAGATAAAATAA
- a CDS encoding PAS domain S-box protein yields MSLALEKVEHAILAVDCQRRLILFNEAAERISGFARGELLGRLYEELPFSTDNGAGERVGALLEERLESPWRGEKSLLTREGQPLAVEARLEAVRDSDGRIVGAVEILTDLSSIKQLRDEVSRSRTLSALGEMAANVAHEIRNPLGGIGGFAALLERDLGVDDPRRNLVKKIIEGVASLDRIVSNLLIYTRPIKPSLRRIELASFVDEVLAFLEVEIENQGLPIVIQRDFPGDRLEAEIDPSLMQQVLLNILQNAVHAMRAAGGQLTISLSREGNCDGTRSLRLVVADQGVGMSEDVQKKIFNPFFTTREDGTGLGLAIAKKMIQEQQGSIDVRSQLGAGTEIAILLPLSR; encoded by the coding sequence GTGAGCCTGGCCCTGGAAAAGGTGGAGCACGCTATCCTGGCCGTGGACTGCCAGCGGCGGCTGATCCTGTTCAACGAGGCGGCCGAGCGGATCAGCGGGTTCGCGCGTGGCGAGCTGCTGGGCCGTCTGTACGAGGAACTGCCGTTCAGCACGGACAACGGTGCGGGCGAGCGTGTCGGGGCCCTGCTCGAGGAACGTCTCGAAAGCCCCTGGCGCGGCGAGAAGAGCCTTCTTACCCGCGAGGGCCAGCCCCTGGCAGTGGAGGCCCGCCTGGAGGCGGTGCGCGACAGTGACGGGCGGATAGTGGGGGCGGTGGAGATACTGACCGACCTGTCCTCGATCAAGCAGTTGCGGGACGAGGTCTCGCGTTCGAGAACCTTAAGCGCCCTGGGAGAGATGGCGGCCAACGTGGCGCACGAGATTCGCAACCCCCTGGGCGGCATCGGCGGGTTCGCCGCGCTGCTGGAGCGCGACCTGGGGGTGGATGACCCGCGCCGCAATCTGGTGAAGAAAATCATAGAGGGTGTGGCCAGTCTGGACCGGATAGTTTCCAACCTGCTTATCTACACCCGTCCGATCAAGCCCAGCCTGCGGCGGATTGAGCTGGCCTCGTTCGTGGATGAGGTCCTGGCTTTCCTCGAGGTCGAGATCGAGAACCAGGGGCTGCCGATCGTTATACAGCGCGATTTCCCGGGGGACCGCCTGGAGGCGGAGATCGACCCGAGCCTGATGCAGCAGGTGCTGCTCAACATCCTGCAGAACGCGGTGCATGCGATGCGTGCTGCCGGCGGCCAGTTGACCATCTCACTGTCAAGGGAGGGCAACTGCGACGGGACGCGCTCGTTGCGTCTGGTGGTGGCGGACCAGGGCGTGGGCATGAGCGAGGACGTGCAGAAAAAGATTTTCAACCCGTTTTTCACCACCCGCGAGGATGGGACCGGGCTGGGGCTGGCCATCGCCAAGAAAATGATCCAGGAGCAGCAGGGTTCGATCGATGTCCGCTCGCAACTGGGAGCGGGCACCGAGATCGCGATCCTGCTGCCGCTCAGCCGTTAA
- a CDS encoding SHOCT domain-containing protein, translating to MSRYTVLLVDSEVFSRDLLTNHLRHTGFSVSAASGVPEAEKLIATHKAFPLAILSLAPEEKAAARLTGMLHEAAQETVVLLIAPHAGAAESELLARTGAWDVLIKPFRLEEVKVRLAQAVEVFELRRKLRAALAKLAESEARPRRSRPLEQEVRIPEMSELLVEESSPPEPGAKDSPERPVRDVPGSQVESSYRRQQKKQECETDTFDQLKRLSELFKAGVLSEKEFNEKKKELLGRI from the coding sequence GTGAGTCGCTATACGGTGCTGCTTGTCGACAGTGAGGTGTTCAGCCGCGATCTGCTGACCAACCACCTGCGCCACACCGGGTTTTCGGTGTCCGCGGCGTCCGGTGTCCCGGAGGCGGAGAAGCTGATTGCCACGCACAAGGCCTTCCCGCTGGCGATTCTCAGCCTGGCGCCGGAGGAGAAAGCCGCCGCCCGTCTTACCGGCATGCTGCACGAGGCGGCCCAGGAGACGGTGGTCCTGCTGATCGCGCCGCATGCCGGCGCGGCCGAGTCGGAGCTGCTGGCCCGCACCGGGGCCTGGGACGTGCTGATCAAGCCGTTCCGCCTGGAGGAGGTCAAGGTCCGGCTGGCCCAGGCGGTGGAGGTGTTCGAGCTTCGGCGCAAGCTGCGCGCGGCCCTGGCGAAACTGGCCGAGAGCGAGGCGCGCCCCCGTCGCAGCCGTCCGCTGGAGCAAGAGGTGCGTATCCCGGAGATGAGCGAGCTGCTGGTGGAGGAATCCTCGCCGCCCGAACCCGGGGCCAAGGACAGCCCGGAGCGCCCGGTGCGGGATGTGCCCGGCTCCCAGGTGGAGTCCTCCTACCGCAGGCAGCAGAAAAAGCAGGAATGCGAGACGGACACGTTCGATCAGCTCAAGCGGCTGAGCGAGCTTTTCAAGGCCGGAGTCCTGTCGGAAAAAGAGTTCAACGAAAAGAAAAAGGAGCTTTTAGGCCGTATATGA
- a CDS encoding FapA family protein, whose product MDDSILKSQEIGKFDQRQDGVYLSVSPAQKEKYSFDDIRKEIIRKGVVNADFNVIQKIWDDASGKAVKIANYFERYDTIKDKYIDVSIADNQMEAYLSLGVPEGIEEISVNDVLYKLLEVGVEKGVDEPLIARLIKARQPVHKAVVARGKPRQDGRDAEIKMLIDTDETPKPLIMDDGSVDFKNINLIKVVDKDQLLAVKAPATPGERGYTVTGRYLEPRPGEDTPMPRGKNTWSSEDGLQLFSSLIGNVYVSDGMMHVENVYVVRGNVDFSTGNISYPGDVVINGDVKADFSVHTEGNIIVRGTVEAAEIVSTGGNIDVKKGIIGTQKEKKAKIVSEGALRALFIQESVISAGKDIEVGSYIMNSSVYAENEVRALRDRGMIAGSNVFAGSCVRAKNIGSMSDTKTSIKVGRIVKDEVNVKFQQLEEELKVLDEEDKMLRKRLDFLDLLKKRLPHFPADKEKELTDLLDKLKRLEEIKQETLQDKEDFHKKFVDQFDKERKIYVLQTLWPGVLLGINDVVKKVDARQRRVMAMLEENQIELKRLSIKEATGGMSDMEDEEDEE is encoded by the coding sequence ATGGATGACAGCATTCTCAAAAGCCAGGAGATCGGGAAGTTCGATCAGCGCCAGGACGGCGTCTACCTCTCGGTTTCTCCCGCCCAGAAGGAAAAGTACTCCTTCGATGATATCCGCAAGGAGATCATCCGTAAGGGAGTAGTCAATGCCGATTTCAACGTTATCCAGAAGATATGGGACGATGCCAGCGGCAAAGCGGTCAAGATAGCCAATTACTTCGAGCGCTACGACACGATCAAGGACAAGTACATCGACGTGTCGATAGCCGACAACCAGATGGAGGCTTACCTCAGTCTGGGAGTGCCGGAAGGGATCGAGGAAATCTCGGTCAACGACGTTCTTTACAAGCTGCTGGAAGTGGGGGTGGAGAAGGGTGTGGATGAGCCGCTCATCGCCCGCCTGATCAAAGCCCGCCAGCCCGTGCACAAGGCCGTGGTCGCCCGCGGCAAGCCCCGTCAGGACGGCCGCGATGCCGAGATCAAGATGCTGATCGACACGGACGAGACCCCCAAGCCGCTGATCATGGATGACGGTTCGGTCGATTTCAAGAACATCAACCTGATAAAAGTGGTGGATAAGGACCAGTTGCTGGCGGTGAAGGCCCCGGCCACCCCCGGCGAGCGCGGCTACACCGTGACCGGCCGCTACCTCGAGCCACGGCCCGGCGAGGATACACCCATGCCGCGCGGCAAGAACACCTGGTCCTCGGAGGACGGGCTCCAGCTTTTCAGCTCGCTGATCGGCAACGTGTACGTGAGCGACGGCATGATGCACGTGGAGAATGTCTACGTGGTCCGGGGCAATGTCGATTTCTCCACCGGCAACATCTCCTATCCCGGCGACGTTGTGATAAACGGCGACGTGAAGGCCGATTTCAGCGTGCACACGGAGGGCAACATCATCGTGCGAGGCACGGTCGAGGCGGCCGAGATTGTCTCCACCGGCGGCAACATCGATGTCAAGAAAGGCATCATCGGCACGCAGAAGGAAAAGAAGGCCAAGATCGTGTCCGAGGGCGCACTGCGGGCCCTGTTCATCCAGGAGTCCGTCATCTCGGCCGGCAAGGACATCGAGGTGGGCAGCTACATCATGAACAGCTCGGTCTACGCCGAGAACGAGGTGCGCGCCCTGCGCGACCGCGGCATGATCGCCGGCAGCAACGTGTTCGCCGGCAGTTGCGTGCGGGCCAAGAATATCGGCTCCATGTCCGACACCAAGACCTCGATCAAGGTCGGCCGGATCGTCAAGGATGAGGTCAACGTGAAGTTCCAGCAGTTGGAGGAGGAGCTGAAAGTCCTGGACGAGGAGGACAAGATGCTCCGCAAGCGCCTGGACTTCCTGGACCTGCTCAAGAAACGGCTGCCGCATTTCCCGGCGGACAAGGAAAAGGAACTGACCGATCTGCTCGACAAACTGAAAAGACTCGAAGAGATAAAGCAGGAAACGTTGCAGGACAAAGAAGACTTCCATAAAAAATTCGTCGACCAGTTCGACAAGGAACGCAAAATATACGTGCTTCAGACCCTCTGGCCCGGGGTGCTGCTCGGGATCAACGATGTCGTGAAAAAGGTGGATGCCCGTCAGCGCCGGGTGATGGCCATGCTGGAGGAAAACCAGATCGAGCTCAAGCGCCTGTCGATAAAAGAGGCTACCGGTGGAATGTCGGACATGGAGGACGAGGAAGACGAGGAGTAG
- a CDS encoding response regulator: protein MAALKILVVDDSATMRRIIVNTLKRIGYEDLIEAEDGVDAYAKLESEGGINFIVTDWNMPNMSGLEFVNKVREGSFKEIPILMVTTRSIKEDIIEAMKAGVNSYIVKPFTPQTLKEKIDKILASV, encoded by the coding sequence ATGGCCGCGCTTAAAATCCTGGTGGTAGATGATTCAGCGACGATGCGAAGGATTATTGTAAACACATTGAAAAGAATAGGTTATGAGGACCTGATCGAGGCGGAGGATGGAGTTGACGCCTATGCCAAGCTGGAAAGCGAGGGCGGCATTAATTTCATCGTCACCGACTGGAACATGCCGAACATGTCTGGTCTGGAATTTGTAAACAAGGTGCGCGAGGGCAGTTTTAAGGAAATCCCCATCCTTATGGTGACCACCCGTTCGATCAAGGAGGACATCATCGAGGCGATGAAAGCCGGGGTGAACAGCTATATCGTGAAGCCTTTTACTCCTCAGACATTGAAAGAAAAAATCGATAAAATTCTCGCCAGCGTCTGA